One stretch of Prunus persica cultivar Lovell chromosome G1, Prunus_persica_NCBIv2, whole genome shotgun sequence DNA includes these proteins:
- the LOC18793239 gene encoding phosphoglycerate mutase-like protein 1 has protein sequence MTISISAIYTPPLSQNPLLVPSPISKLPRFSPPRSAILCFSSSPPPPPDMDATTGPSLYPLHRSKTLHLVRHAQGIHNVEGEKDHSAYMSYDLFDAHLTPLGWNQVDNLHKHVQACGLSKRVELVITSPLLRTMQTAVGVFGGGAYSDGIDVPPLMVANAGNSNHPAISSLNCPPFIAVELCREHLGVHPCDKRRSVSEYRPLFPAIDFSLIENEDDILWTPDIREKNEEVASRGLKFLNWLWTRKEKEIAIVTHSGFLFHTLSAFGSDCHPSVKSEICTHFANCELRSVIIVDRSLMGSDSSTTNYPGKIPQGPDLPSDIADEKQSEKGASK, from the exons ATGACCATTTCCATCTCTGCTATATATACCCCTCCCCTCTCTCAAAATCCCCTCCTTGTCCCCTCTCCCATTTCCAAGCTCCCAAGATTCTCACCACCGCGCTCTGCCATTCTttgtttctcttcctctcctccaccaccaccag ATATGGATGCCACTACAGGTCCAAGTCTCTACCCTCTGCACCGTTCTAAAACTCTTCACCTG GTAAGGCATGCACAAGGGATTCACAATGTGGAAGGCGAAAAGGATCATAGTGCATACATGTCTTATGATCTTTTTGATGCACATCTGACCCCTCTTGGCTGGAATCAG GTTGATAATCTACACAAGCATGTTCAAGCATGTGGACTTTCTAAGAGAGTTGAGTTAGTGATCACATCTCCTTTGTTAAG GACCATGCAAACAGCAGTGGGTGTCTTCGGGGGTGGAGCATACTCAGACGGGATAGATGTACCTCCTCTAATGGTTGCAAATGCAGGGAACAGTAACCATCCTGCAATTTCAAGTCTAAACTGCCCACCATTTATAGCAGTTGAGCTTTGCCGTGAACATTTG GGGGTTCATCCATGTGACAAGAGAAGAAGTGTTAGCGAGTACCGGCCTCTCTTTCCTGCAATTGATTTTTCACTG ATAGAGAATGAGGATGACATTCTGTGGACACCTGACATTAgagagaagaatgaagaagtGGCATCTAGGGGACTGAAGTTTTTGAACTG GTTGTGGACACGTAAAGAGAAGGAGATTGCAATTGTTACCCACAGTGGATTCTTGTTTCATACCTTGAGTGCTTTTGGAAGTGATTGCCATCCATCGGTAAAGAGTGAAATATGCACACA CTTTGCCAATTGTGAGCTTCGCTCGGTGATAATTGTTGATAGGAG TTTGATGGGGTCTGATTCTTCGACAACTAATTATCCTGGAAAAATTCCTCAGGGACCTGACCTTCCTAGTGACATTGCAGATGAGAAGCAATCAGAGAAGGGTGCTTCCAAGTAA